From the Clostridium sp. Marseille-P299 genome, one window contains:
- a CDS encoding gluconolactonase: protein MNKAFQRAKSRKGVYRLNIELPLGKIEIKKITINLKIRSVFALILLFCLLSNNSLVYASGTNVPYDTYNFDYRKYTIRTPAAYLPEKTISGTSLGIDAFLNPQDICMDEEGNVYVADTGNHRIVVMNADMNQVVKIITSFENEGKTDTFNAPYGVCVSEKNLLYIADSENKRIVVLNDKDQLVKIIDKPTSEILADDFVFTPLKITVDYADRVYCIAKGMFEGIMMFEDNGTFTGFFGTIKVKITLWEKIWKRLSTKEQRKKQLLYVPTEFTGADVDPGGFVYASNIDTEGVQAVRRLNPKGEDVIKKGKNENLGGDIFIGGITRYSGPSYIVDVVYRENGIYSLLDSRRGRIFTYDHEGNLLYIFGGLGTQSGTFTLPVAIESTKDRMIVLDSYRAELISFQASEYGSLINEAVGLRFDGNEKEAVELWERVLQIDENFELAYIGIGKAYLTAGNNKLALEYLKKGMDRQYYSIAYKRYRNAILKDNLGYVFTGAIVLLITYQVVVRIKRKKHGKKDYEEGLG from the coding sequence TTGAATAAAGCATTTCAGCGAGCAAAAAGCCGAAAGGGTGTGTATCGCTTAAACATCGAGCTACCCTTAGGTAAAATAGAGATTAAGAAGATAACAATAAACCTAAAAATCCGAAGTGTATTTGCCCTTATTCTTTTGTTTTGCCTCCTTTCTAATAACAGCTTAGTCTATGCAAGCGGTACGAATGTGCCATATGATACATACAATTTTGACTACCGAAAATATACAATACGAACTCCAGCTGCATATCTACCAGAGAAAACCATTTCAGGGACTTCCCTTGGAATCGATGCCTTTTTAAATCCGCAAGATATCTGTATGGATGAAGAAGGAAATGTTTATGTAGCAGATACAGGAAACCACCGGATTGTAGTTATGAATGCAGATATGAATCAAGTAGTGAAAATTATAACTTCCTTTGAGAATGAGGGAAAGACTGATACCTTTAATGCTCCTTATGGCGTGTGTGTATCGGAGAAGAATTTATTATACATAGCCGATTCAGAGAATAAGCGTATCGTTGTACTTAATGATAAGGATCAATTGGTCAAAATCATTGATAAGCCAACGTCTGAAATTCTTGCAGATGATTTTGTATTCACTCCATTAAAGATAACTGTTGATTATGCAGATCGTGTTTATTGTATAGCTAAGGGAATGTTTGAAGGCATCATGATGTTTGAGGATAATGGAACCTTCACAGGGTTTTTCGGAACGATTAAAGTAAAAATCACCTTGTGGGAAAAGATTTGGAAACGGCTATCAACGAAAGAACAGCGTAAAAAACAATTACTCTATGTACCAACGGAATTTACTGGTGCTGATGTAGATCCAGGTGGCTTTGTTTATGCTTCTAATATTGATACTGAGGGTGTGCAAGCAGTGCGAAGACTGAATCCAAAAGGAGAAGATGTAATTAAAAAAGGTAAAAATGAAAATCTTGGAGGGGATATTTTTATTGGTGGTATCACAAGGTATAGTGGCCCTTCTTATATTGTAGATGTTGTTTATCGCGAGAATGGTATTTATTCCTTACTAGATTCTAGAAGAGGACGAATTTTTACCTATGACCATGAAGGAAACCTCTTATATATCTTTGGAGGATTAGGGACTCAATCAGGAACCTTTACTCTTCCTGTTGCGATTGAGTCAACGAAAGACCGGATGATTGTACTAGACTCTTACCGAGCTGAATTAATCAGTTTTCAAGCTTCCGAATATGGAAGTCTTATCAATGAAGCGGTTGGATTGCGCTTTGATGGTAATGAGAAAGAAGCCGTTGAGCTTTGGGAGAGAGTTTTACAAATTGATGAAAATTTTGAGCTTGCTTATATCGGAATTGGGAAAGCCTATCTAACTGCTGGAAATAATAAATTGGCATTAGAGTACTTAAAAAAGGGAATGGATAGACAGTACTATTCCATTGCATATAAACGTTATCGAAATGCTATTTTAAAAGATAATTTAGGATATGTATTTACAGGTGCTATTGTTTTATTAATCACTTACCAAGTAGTTGTACGGATAAAAAGAAAGAAACATGGTAAAAAAGATTACGAAGAAGGGTTAGGTTGA
- a CDS encoding LacI family DNA-binding transcriptional regulator — protein MKKVTIQDVAKELKLSRNTVAKALNNSDTVAYETRYMVIKKACEMGYQKLAPAVLNEFKLKNNINDYKTIVVIIRRELSMFWNSIIMGISDEASKNGCRLRLSFVSDEDEKNLVLPIEFMEDVDGVIFICVFSQQYVEQLVKMDLPIVYLDAPAENNEMFSNGDYIICESRNSTRILTESLIEQGINDIGFIGDTSYCTSVKERYEGYLDALNNGNLPIDTSIIATGHKSNRYYKTEEVEQALTSFSHIPKGIVCANDDIALDVIRCLKKRGLSVPNDVVITGFDNVESMTQAEPVLTTVKVNNQKIGKRLLQQLLWRIENPDFPRETLYIETKPIFRSSSVSKS, from the coding sequence ATGAAGAAAGTTACAATTCAAGATGTAGCGAAAGAACTTAAATTATCTAGAAATACAGTAGCAAAAGCATTAAACAATAGTGATACCGTAGCATATGAAACTAGATACATGGTAATTAAGAAAGCTTGTGAGATGGGATATCAAAAGCTAGCTCCAGCAGTTCTTAATGAATTTAAGTTAAAAAACAACATAAATGATTACAAAACAATCGTTGTAATAATCCGTAGGGAATTATCAATGTTTTGGAATAGTATCATTATGGGAATATCCGATGAAGCAAGTAAAAATGGTTGTAGACTACGTCTTAGCTTTGTGAGTGATGAAGATGAAAAAAATCTTGTACTTCCAATCGAATTTATGGAAGATGTTGATGGAGTTATTTTTATCTGTGTCTTTTCACAGCAATATGTAGAACAGCTAGTTAAGATGGATTTACCAATTGTATATTTAGATGCCCCTGCTGAGAATAATGAGATGTTTTCCAATGGGGATTATATCATTTGTGAAAGTAGAAATAGTACACGCATACTTACGGAAAGTTTAATAGAACAAGGGATCAATGATATTGGATTTATTGGTGATACCTCATATTGTACCTCTGTAAAAGAAAGATATGAAGGATACTTGGACGCATTGAATAATGGGAATTTACCAATTGATACATCAATTATTGCCACAGGACATAAAAGCAATCGTTACTATAAAACGGAGGAAGTGGAACAAGCACTAACAAGTTTTTCACATATTCCAAAAGGCATCGTTTGTGCCAATGATGATATTGCCTTAGATGTGATTCGCTGCCTTAAAAAGCGTGGATTATCAGTACCAAACGATGTTGTTATCACTGGCTTTGATAATGTAGAGTCTATGACACAGGCAGAACCTGTGCTTACAACAGTGAAAGTGAACAATCAGAAAATAGGAAAACGCTTGCTACAGCAGTTGCTTTGGCGTATAGAAAATCCTGATTTTCCAAGAGAAACTTTATACATTGAAACAAAACCAATTTTTCGAAGTTCCTCTGTAAGTAAGTCTTAA
- a CDS encoding glycosyl hydrolase, which yields MKRLHIGIVLMLLMLSMTSCKNKEEPTTLVMTYEAEEAIMQGNAKVEKSKSGFTGTGYVTGIESEADTCTFQIKIEKEGFYDFNFITLSLGGYKENLVYVDEQNMGVISVESDTFTDSFIERIYLEEGSHEVSIKKSWGWIGIDSLKITASKPIDKAIYEVPATLVNPKADENAKRLMSYLTDIYGEYFLSGQYCDTGMYGNEVAAIWNTTDGKFPAVLGLDFIEYSPSRVANGSTSKATEYAIEFWNKGGIVTFCWHWNSPEKYLTDTWWKGFYTNATNIDLAAIMNGEDKEGYDLLVSDIDAIAVELKKLQDAGVPILWRPLHEASGGWFWWGDAGADAYKKLYIMLYDRLTNYHELNNLIWLWNGQDKEWYPGDEYVDIIGEDIYPGERVYTSQMPRYLKALSYTDSKKMIVLSENGCLFDPDIAIRDGAMWGFFATWGGEFVTKSSTLNFLSEKYTEIDMVKKVYSHEKVLTLDELPDLKTYEIHD from the coding sequence ATGAAACGTCTACATATAGGAATTGTACTTATGTTACTAATGTTATCAATGACTTCTTGCAAGAATAAGGAAGAACCAACGACTTTGGTGATGACTTATGAGGCGGAAGAGGCAATCATGCAAGGCAATGCAAAAGTAGAAAAAAGTAAAAGCGGATTTACAGGTACTGGTTATGTGACTGGAATTGAAAGTGAAGCGGATACTTGTACCTTTCAAATTAAAATTGAGAAAGAAGGCTTCTATGATTTTAACTTTATCACATTAAGCCTTGGTGGTTATAAAGAAAATTTGGTTTATGTTGATGAGCAAAATATGGGTGTTATATCAGTAGAAAGTGATACGTTTACAGATTCTTTCATTGAACGGATTTATTTAGAAGAAGGATCACATGAGGTATCGATTAAAAAATCTTGGGGGTGGATTGGTATCGATTCATTAAAAATTACAGCATCTAAACCAATAGATAAGGCAATTTATGAAGTGCCTGCAACATTAGTTAATCCAAAGGCAGATGAGAATGCAAAACGATTAATGAGTTATTTAACAGATATATATGGCGAATATTTTTTATCTGGCCAATATTGCGATACTGGAATGTATGGGAATGAAGTAGCTGCAATATGGAATACAACCGATGGTAAATTTCCAGCAGTTTTAGGTCTTGATTTTATCGAGTATTCACCTTCTAGAGTTGCGAATGGTAGTACTTCAAAAGCGACGGAATATGCAATAGAATTTTGGAACAAAGGTGGAATTGTTACATTTTGTTGGCACTGGAATTCGCCAGAAAAGTATTTAACAGATACCTGGTGGAAGGGATTTTATACAAATGCTACGAACATTGACTTAGCGGCTATTATGAATGGTGAGGATAAGGAAGGTTATGATTTATTGGTTTCCGATATTGATGCCATTGCGGTTGAATTAAAGAAATTACAAGATGCAGGAGTTCCGATTCTATGGAGACCATTACATGAAGCAAGTGGCGGATGGTTTTGGTGGGGAGATGCAGGAGCGGATGCTTATAAGAAATTGTACATAATGCTTTATGATCGTTTAACAAATTATCATGAATTAAATAATTTAATTTGGTTATGGAATGGACAGGATAAAGAATGGTATCCAGGGGATGAATATGTTGACATCATTGGAGAAGATATCTATCCAGGGGAAAGAGTGTATACATCTCAGATGCCAAGATATCTAAAAGCTTTATCTTATACAGATTCTAAAAAAATGATAGTTCTATCGGAAAATGGCTGCTTATTTGATCCGGATATAGCAATTAGAGATGGTGCAATGTGGGGATTTTTTGCAACATGGGGTGGAGAATTTGTAACAAAATCTTCAACGCTTAACTTCTTATCAGAAAAATATACAGAGATAGATATGGTGAAAAAAGTATATAGCCATGAAAAAGTTTTAACCTTAGACGAACTACCAGATTTAAAAACCTATGAAATCCATGACTAG
- a CDS encoding Yip1 family protein — MGKYFSKEKFLYPFYVLTHPMDGFYEIRHRERGSVPIALIIAALFSFSFSMNRILASFVVNNTDPREVDSYYELKALFLFFFLFCIGNWSITCLMQGEGRFKDIVIAVGYGMLPLVLTFVPATILSRFIAADEEAFYYVFLIVGVAWTAIMILIGIMTVHNYTLAKTIVTLFLTFIAMLIIVFILVMLSDLVSQVIGFFRNIYIELVFRT, encoded by the coding sequence ATGGGCAAGTATTTCTCAAAAGAAAAATTCCTATATCCGTTTTATGTATTAACACATCCAATGGACGGATTTTATGAAATAAGGCATAGAGAACGTGGCAGTGTTCCTATTGCACTCATTATCGCAGCACTATTTAGCTTTTCTTTTTCCATGAATCGTATTTTAGCTAGTTTCGTTGTAAATAATACGGATCCAAGAGAAGTAGATAGTTACTATGAACTAAAAGCCCTTTTTCTTTTTTTCTTTTTATTTTGTATTGGCAATTGGTCCATTACTTGTTTAATGCAAGGAGAGGGGAGATTTAAAGATATTGTTATTGCCGTAGGATATGGAATGTTACCTCTCGTACTTACGTTTGTTCCAGCTACCATACTTTCTAGGTTTATAGCAGCGGATGAAGAGGCTTTTTACTATGTCTTTTTAATTGTTGGAGTTGCTTGGACTGCGATTATGATTTTAATCGGTATTATGACAGTACATAATTATACCTTAGCAAAAACGATAGTTACTTTATTTTTAACGTTTATAGCTATGTTGATTATCGTATTTATTTTAGTTATGTTAAGTGATTTGGTGTCGCAGGTAATTGGTTTCTTCCGTAATATTTATATAGAACTAGTTTTTAGAACCTAG
- a CDS encoding extracellular solute-binding protein, which yields MIHKRFPVRAIALLLIMSIVLSLGSKMKASAITELSTEEYEEIVETYSIDNSIPKYIDYKEKNEQIRPNETYKIEATDYVRYSTGEYDKSGNEVEATPEIYMDYEGMSGGSVYSEERGFIEYEVNIKTPGLYNLSILYYPIEGKSSDIERSFFVDGNLPFKEFSLIQFSRIWKNEITETRIDKNGIESKVWEKDNQGNDLKPSMRENPEWTKSYLYDSEGYITEKLSIYLSEGVHRITMVSLREPMILKELQLDNTEPTKSYEIVKGEWDALGYKDSSGQKIRIEAENVTKTSSQMLYPQQDQSSPAVHPSSTKELLNNTIGGNSWRLTGQWMEWDFEVEESGYYNITAYLKQNFQKGIYVSRKIFIDNEVLFDEWNDYGFTHSQNWRLETLSKDDEPYKIYLEKGSHTLRMQVVLGDFSDIVSEVQDSMTKLNAIYRKVIRIIGVDPDTFRDYQIEASLPELEGELIEVRDQLDRAINRLKEVAGNGSDKEAVLITMRDQLNSLITDQERFTKLIKSYKINVRACGKWITQVLAQPLQLDTIYISSPDVKVTVEHDSFFAKLFYELARLFYSFIINYNQIGNVTEKSEEQKTITLWVGTGRDQANVIKSLIDETFTNKNGINVNVMLVDMSTLLQATLAGQGPDVAIQVGAMAGSNTAQISNDVPMNYGLRHAVADLSQFSDIDEVTKQFRESALTAFTFDGHIYALPETQTFPMMFYRKDILNEIGLEVPKTWDEVKVITSVLSKNQMEFGVLPNEAIYAMLLYQHGGSYYNEDATRSGLDSDEAILAFKEYCELYTDYKLDKWTSVEERFRTGECPIILADYTIFNNLQVSAPDIKGLWGMAPVPGIQKEDGTIDHSVASSGLASMIMESSEDKESAWEFLKWWNSAETQITYGKEMESLMGSAARVPMANIDAFDSLPWSYDIYEALTEQLEQVKGIPQVPGGYFSWRNVNNAFFKVTTDTKAATPREELMEKVIYINDEITYKRREFKLPLASEN from the coding sequence ATGATTCATAAAAGATTTCCAGTGAGAGCCATTGCACTTTTACTTATAATGTCGATTGTTTTAAGCCTTGGTTCTAAGATGAAAGCAAGTGCTATAACAGAGCTTTCAACAGAGGAATACGAGGAAATAGTGGAAACTTACTCAATCGATAATTCGATACCAAAATACATCGATTATAAAGAGAAAAATGAACAGATTAGGCCAAATGAAACTTATAAAATAGAAGCAACCGATTATGTAAGATATTCAACTGGCGAATACGATAAAAGTGGGAATGAAGTAGAAGCAACACCAGAAATCTATATGGATTATGAAGGAATGAGCGGAGGTTCTGTTTATTCCGAAGAACGTGGATTCATTGAATATGAGGTAAATATAAAAACTCCAGGACTTTATAATTTATCAATTCTTTATTATCCAATTGAAGGGAAAAGTTCAGACATTGAAAGAAGCTTTTTTGTAGATGGTAATCTTCCATTTAAGGAATTTTCCCTTATCCAGTTCTCAAGAATTTGGAAAAACGAGATTACTGAAACACGTATTGATAAAAATGGAATTGAGAGTAAAGTGTGGGAGAAAGATAATCAAGGCAATGATTTAAAACCATCTATGAGGGAAAATCCAGAGTGGACCAAGAGCTATCTTTATGATAGTGAAGGGTATATAACAGAAAAACTATCAATTTATTTATCTGAAGGGGTTCATAGGATAACAATGGTTTCCTTAAGAGAGCCTATGATTTTAAAAGAACTTCAATTAGATAATACAGAGCCAACGAAAAGTTACGAGATAGTGAAAGGGGAATGGGATGCCTTAGGTTATAAGGATTCTAGTGGACAAAAGATACGTATTGAAGCTGAGAATGTAACCAAAACTTCTTCTCAGATGTTATACCCACAACAAGATCAGTCCTCGCCAGCGGTTCATCCTTCTAGTACCAAAGAGCTTCTAAACAATACAATTGGTGGCAACTCCTGGCGACTGACGGGACAATGGATGGAATGGGATTTTGAAGTGGAAGAAAGTGGATATTACAATATCACGGCATATTTAAAGCAAAACTTTCAAAAAGGAATTTATGTTTCTAGAAAAATCTTTATTGATAATGAAGTTTTATTTGATGAATGGAATGATTACGGCTTTACACATAGTCAGAATTGGCGCTTAGAAACTTTGAGTAAAGATGATGAGCCGTATAAGATATATCTTGAAAAGGGAAGTCATACCTTACGAATGCAAGTAGTACTTGGTGATTTTTCTGATATCGTTAGTGAAGTACAAGACTCCATGACAAAATTAAATGCAATTTATAGAAAAGTAATTCGAATCATTGGAGTAGACCCAGATACTTTTCGAGACTATCAAATTGAAGCAAGTCTACCGGAACTAGAAGGCGAATTAATTGAAGTACGAGATCAATTGGATAGAGCAATTAATAGGCTAAAAGAAGTTGCAGGCAATGGTAGTGATAAGGAAGCAGTTTTAATCACAATGCGTGATCAATTAAATTCCTTAATTACGGATCAGGAGCGTTTTACGAAGTTGATTAAATCTTACAAAATTAATGTTCGTGCCTGTGGAAAATGGATTACGCAAGTACTAGCGCAACCATTACAGTTAGATACAATTTATATTTCTTCTCCTGATGTAAAAGTTACAGTGGAACATGATTCTTTTTTTGCTAAGCTATTTTATGAGCTAGCAAGGTTGTTTTATTCCTTTATTATTAATTACAACCAGATTGGTAATGTCACTGAAAAAAGTGAGGAGCAAAAGACAATAACTCTTTGGGTAGGAACTGGTAGAGATCAAGCGAACGTAATTAAATCGTTGATTGATGAAACCTTTACGAATAAAAATGGAATTAATGTCAATGTAATGCTAGTCGATATGAGTACATTATTGCAAGCAACATTAGCAGGGCAAGGACCAGATGTAGCAATTCAAGTAGGAGCCATGGCTGGCTCAAATACTGCCCAGATCTCAAATGATGTCCCAATGAACTATGGACTCAGGCATGCAGTGGCAGATTTAAGTCAATTCTCAGACATTGATGAAGTTACCAAACAATTTAGAGAAAGTGCGTTAACAGCGTTTACTTTCGATGGCCATATTTATGCACTACCAGAGACACAAACATTCCCAATGATGTTTTATAGAAAAGATATATTAAATGAAATTGGCCTTGAAGTTCCTAAGACCTGGGATGAAGTAAAAGTAATTACTTCTGTGTTAAGTAAAAACCAGATGGAATTTGGTGTCTTACCAAATGAAGCAATTTATGCAATGCTCTTATATCAACATGGTGGTTCTTATTACAATGAGGATGCAACACGTTCTGGTCTTGATAGCGATGAAGCAATTCTTGCGTTTAAAGAATACTGTGAATTATATACCGATTATAAATTAGACAAATGGACCAGTGTAGAAGAAAGATTTCGTACTGGTGAATGTCCGATTATACTTGCAGATTATACGATATTTAACAATTTACAAGTATCGGCACCGGATATTAAAGGGTTATGGGGAATGGCACCTGTTCCTGGAATACAAAAGGAAGATGGAACGATTGACCACTCTGTTGCAAGTTCAGGTCTTGCCTCTATGATTATGGAATCCAGCGAAGATAAAGAATCTGCTTGGGAATTTTTAAAGTGGTGGAATTCAGCAGAAACGCAAATCACCTATGGAAAAGAGATGGAGAGCTTAATGGGTTCCGCTGCTAGAGTTCCAATGGCAAACATCGATGCTTTTGATAGCCTTCCGTGGTCTTATGATATCTATGAAGCGTTAACTGAGCAATTAGAGCAGGTAAAAGGAATTCCACAAGTACCTGGAGGATATTTTTCTTGGAGAAATGTAAACAATGCCTTTTTCAAAGTTACAACAGATACAAAAGCTGCTACTCCAAGAGAGGAATTGATGGAAAAAGTTATCTATATCAATGATGAGATAACCTATAAGAGGCGTGAATTTAAGTTACCTCTAGCAAGTGAAAATTAA
- a CDS encoding carbohydrate ABC transporter permease, whose amino-acid sequence MDQTAVLEKVKKESTLWERMKKSKTSYIMMAPYLILFFFFTILPILSSVVLSFTYFNILEPPTFVGWKNYTKLLLEDDIFLIALKNTFLFAVITGPVSYLLCLLFAWIINEFKGKLRAFLTLIFYAPSICGNAYLIWNIILTGDRYGYLNGIALKLGIINEPKLWMQTEKYILPILVVVQLWLSLGTGFLSFIAGLQTVDKTLYEAAAMDGVKNRWQELWHVTLPAMKPQLMFGAVMQITQSFAVADISINLAGNPSINYAGATVVTHLLDYGNTRFEMGYASAIATVLFFMMVGTNKLVQRIIRRVGE is encoded by the coding sequence ATGGATCAAACGGCAGTGTTAGAAAAAGTTAAAAAAGAATCAACACTATGGGAGAGAATGAAAAAAAGTAAAACATCCTACATAATGATGGCACCTTATCTAATTTTATTTTTCTTCTTTACCATACTACCAATACTTTCCTCAGTTGTTTTGAGTTTTACCTACTTTAATATATTAGAACCACCAACCTTTGTAGGGTGGAAAAATTACACGAAACTTTTATTAGAGGATGACATTTTTTTAATCGCATTAAAAAACACCTTTTTATTTGCAGTAATCACAGGTCCAGTAAGCTACTTACTTTGCTTATTGTTTGCTTGGATTATTAATGAATTTAAAGGGAAATTAAGAGCATTTTTAACATTGATATTTTACGCTCCATCCATATGTGGAAATGCTTACTTAATATGGAATATTATTCTTACCGGGGATCGATATGGATACTTAAATGGTATTGCATTAAAACTTGGTATTATCAATGAGCCAAAACTATGGATGCAAACAGAAAAATATATTCTACCAATACTAGTTGTTGTACAGCTTTGGCTTAGTCTAGGTACGGGATTTCTTTCCTTTATCGCAGGCCTTCAAACCGTTGATAAAACTCTTTATGAAGCGGCTGCAATGGATGGTGTGAAAAACAGGTGGCAGGAATTATGGCATGTAACACTGCCAGCGATGAAACCACAGCTTATGTTTGGTGCGGTTATGCAGATTACACAATCTTTTGCAGTAGCTGATATTTCAATTAATCTAGCGGGAAACCCATCGATTAATTACGCAGGTGCAACTGTAGTAACTCACCTCTTAGACTATGGAAACACAAGATTTGAAATGGGCTATGCATCAGCAATAGCGACTGTATTGTTTTTCATGATGGTTGGTACGAATAAGCTAGTTCAAAGAATTATACGAAGGGTGGGGGAATAA
- a CDS encoding YesL family protein translates to MNWILKGEESILSFINKIGQLIIVTVLWLISCLPIITIGTACSAMYYTVVKVIRREHGYLHKEYMKAFKRNVKNGCIFTIGFIIWGLILYLNRGYVGHEGTLKSSYFILIYDVLIAITIGMAVYLFPNLSRFKLKNLELIKMSLHMAFRNLPITLLLIAGTFLCMIAIWFLPIFMTLLIPGFWCYISSFLIEKVLKFYMAKPIDGEELWFYQ, encoded by the coding sequence ATGAACTGGATATTAAAAGGAGAAGAATCCATCCTCTCATTTATTAATAAAATCGGGCAACTTATTATCGTGACAGTACTATGGTTAATTTCATGCTTACCGATTATCACCATAGGTACAGCTTGCAGTGCAATGTACTACACTGTGGTTAAAGTAATACGTAGAGAGCACGGCTATTTACATAAGGAATATATGAAGGCTTTTAAAAGAAATGTAAAAAATGGGTGCATTTTTACCATAGGATTCATTATTTGGGGGCTGATACTTTATCTTAATCGAGGGTATGTAGGGCATGAGGGCACGCTTAAAAGTAGTTATTTCATTTTAATTTATGATGTGTTAATTGCAATTACCATTGGAATGGCAGTTTACTTATTCCCCAATTTATCAAGATTTAAATTAAAAAACTTAGAACTAATAAAAATGTCCTTACATATGGCATTTCGGAACTTACCAATCACGTTGTTATTAATCGCTGGAACGTTTTTATGTATGATTGCAATCTGGTTTCTACCGATTTTTATGACCTTACTGATTCCAGGATTTTGGTGCTATATTTCTTCTTTTCTTATAGAAAAGGTTCTTAAATTTTATATGGCAAAGCCAATTGATGGGGAAGAATTATGGTTTTATCAGTAA
- a CDS encoding carbohydrate ABC transporter permease, with protein sequence MARDYFKPRRRLFHREKRLNRSAAGNGLLFTIMFICGLFMVLPIVMIINNALKPLDELFQYPPKIFVRNPSLDNFKDLFIVMTGSWVPFTRYILNTIIITGSGTVGHVLIASLAAYPLSKHKFPGRDLIFKLVILSMMFSWTVTQIPNYMIISFLGLNNTFFALILPAWGFGMGLYLMKQFMEQIPDSLIESARIDGASEFQTYRKIIMPNVKPAWLTLAIFQFQQMWGNTGYAFLRSEQLKPLQAALQQITAGGAGRAGASAAVTFIIAAVPIIFFLICQSNILETMTTSGIKE encoded by the coding sequence TTGGCAAGAGACTATTTTAAACCAAGAAGGCGCTTATTTCATCGAGAGAAACGGCTGAATCGTTCCGCTGCCGGTAATGGATTATTATTCACCATAATGTTTATCTGTGGACTTTTTATGGTTTTACCAATTGTTATGATCATAAATAATGCATTAAAGCCCCTTGATGAATTGTTTCAATATCCACCAAAGATTTTTGTAAGAAACCCCTCTCTTGATAATTTTAAGGACTTATTTATTGTTATGACAGGGTCTTGGGTTCCATTTACAAGGTACATCTTAAATACGATTATTATTACAGGTAGTGGAACGGTAGGGCATGTTTTGATTGCTTCTTTAGCAGCTTACCCACTTTCCAAGCATAAGTTCCCAGGAAGAGATCTTATTTTCAAACTAGTAATACTATCAATGATGTTTTCTTGGACAGTAACACAGATACCAAACTACATGATTATTTCTTTCTTAGGGTTAAACAATACATTTTTCGCACTTATCTTACCTGCTTGGGGATTTGGTATGGGATTATATTTGATGAAACAGTTTATGGAACAAATTCCAGATTCTTTAATTGAATCCGCAAGAATTGATGGTGCATCTGAGTTTCAAACTTATCGAAAAATTATAATGCCAAATGTAAAGCCTGCCTGGTTGACACTTGCAATATTTCAATTTCAACAGATGTGGGGAAATACCGGATATGCTTTTTTAAGAAGTGAACAGCTAAAACCTTTGCAAGCTGCTCTTCAACAAATTACAGCAGGTGGTGCTGGTAGAGCAGGGGCTTCGGCAGCTGTTACTTTTATCATTGCAGCAGTACCAATTATATTTTTCTTAATTTGTCAAAGCAACATATTAGAAACAATGACGACATCTGGAATAAAGGAATAG